In a genomic window of Punica granatum isolate Tunisia-2019 chromosome 6, ASM765513v2, whole genome shotgun sequence:
- the LOC116211423 gene encoding pentatricopeptide repeat-containing protein At3g14730 isoform X2: MCTSFKSVLRGWLGSCRRLRNARICSPQEKSCAQQQDLGKGRETHCYMLRNGLLDSPSSITSLINMYSKCNRIGYAFGIFNTASPDRNVFAYNATIASLVAHGQAEKGIELYREMREIGIIPDRFTFPCVIKGLSDLMNASEVKKAHGLVFKLELTLDVFVGSALINCYLKFGLMQEAEMLFDRLSTRDVVLWNSMVNGYAQTGQLDKALEVFREMCEVGVVPSRFTVTGVLSVFSEMDDLESGRAIHGFVVKIGYGSSVPICNALIDMYSKCKSMEDAFEIFATTEGKDLYSWNSIISAHESSGDYDATLRLFGKMLSRRVRPDLVTVTTVLPACSNLAALSHGKAIHSHILVSGNRYDTNDVLLNNAIMDMYVKCGSMRDALSVFENMRNKDVASWNIMIMGYAVHGYGNAALDFFRQMRDRRFRPDMVTFIGVLSACSHSGFLRQGREFLAQMESLYGVVPTVEHYTCIVDMLGRANQLKEAYEIARSMPFESNSVVWRALLAGSRLHGNVEIAEIALTKVLELDPGHCGSYVLISNAYVAAGRYDEVIDVRDLMRQKNVRKVPGCSWIELKDGVHAFINSDKTHPLSDRIYAELLSLTARLSEQGYVPGT; encoded by the exons ATGT GTACAAGTTTCAAATCCGTGTTAAGAGGATGGCTAGGATCATGTAGACGTCTGAGGAATGCACGGATTTGCTCTCCTCAGGAGAAG TCATGTGCTCAGCAGCAGGATCTCGGAAAAGGCAGAGAAACCCATTGCTATATGCTCAGAAATGGCCTCCTGGACTCCCCCTCATCTATCACCAGCCTTATCAACATGTACTCGAAATGCAACCGGATAGGTTACGCTTTTGGCATCTTCAATACTGCATCACCCGATCGCAATGTTTTTGCATATAATGCAACCATTGCCAGTCTTGTTGCACATGGGCAAGCTGAAAAGGGGATTGAACTATACCGAGAAATGCGAGAAATTGGTATTATCCCTGATAGGTTCACATTCCCTTGTGTTATAAAAGGCTTATCTGACCTCATGAATGCTTCAGAGGTCAAAAAGGCTCATGGGTTGGTGTTTAAACTGGAGCTAACTTTGGATGTGTTTGTAGGCAGTGCCTTAATTAATTGCTATTTAAAGTTTGGGCTAATGCAGGAGGCAGAGATGTTGTTTGATCGATTATCCACAAGAGATGTTGTGCTGTGGAACTCAATGGTTAATGGTTATGCCCAGACGGGCCAGTTAGATAAGGCTCTGGAAGTCTTCAGAGAAATGTGTGAAGTTGGAGTAGTCCCCAGCAGATTTACGGTCACAGGGGTTCTCTCGGTTTTCTCTGAGATGGACGACCTTGAAAGTGGGAGAGCCATTCATGGGTTTGTGGTAAAGATCGGGTATGGCTCAAGCGTTCCAATTTGCAACGCCCTGATCGACATGTACAGCAAATGCAAGTCTATGGAGGAcgcttttgaaatttttgcgACAACAGAGGGAAAGGATTTATATTCATGGAATTCGATAATATCAGCACATGAGTCTTCTGGTGATTATGATGCGACTTTGAGGCTCTTTGGGAAGATGTTGAGCCGTAGAGTTCGGCCTGATTTGGTCACAGTCACAACCGTCCTTCCAGCTTGCTCTAATCTAGCAGCTTTATCTCATGGTAAGGCAATTCACAGTCATATTTTAGTGAGTGGAAACCGCTATGATACCAATGATGTGCTCTTGAACAATGCTATCATGGACATGTATGTGAAATGTGGGAGCATGAGAGATGCATTGTCAGTCTTTGAGAATATGAGAAATAAAGATGTGGCTTCATGGAATATCATGATCATGGGCTATGCCGTGCATGGTTATGGCAATGCGGCATTAGATTTCTTCAGACAGATGCGTGATAGAAGATTTAGGCCGGATATGGTAACTTTTATTGGGGTTTTATCGGCATGTAGCCACTCTGGTTTTCTCCGACAGGGCCGCGAATTCTTGGCCCAAATGGAATCATTATATGGTGTGGTACCAACCGTGGAGCACTACACCTGCATAGTTGACATGCTGGGTAGAGCCAACCAGCTGAAGGAGGCATACGAGATCGCACGGTCAATGCCATTCGAGTCCAACTCGGTCGTGTGGAGGGCTCTATTGGCGGGTTCTCGGCTCCACGGAAATGTAGAAATTGCAGAGATTGCCTTGACGAAGGTGCTCGAGCTTGACCCTGGGCACTGCGGAAGCTACGTATTGATCTCCAACGCTTATGTGGCAGCAGGTCGTTATGACGAAGTCATAGATGTTAGGGATCTGATGAGGCAAAAGAATGTGAGGAAGGTCCCTGGGTGTAGTTGGATCGAACTTAAAGATGGTGTTCATGCTTTTATTAACAGCGACAAAACTCATCCCCTGAGCGACCGTATTTATGCAGAGCTACTGTCATTAACTGCTCGTTTGTCCGAACAAGGGTACGTTCCTGGCACTTGA
- the LOC116212506 gene encoding glucose-6-phosphate 1-dehydrogenase 2, chloroplastic, whose translation METIPSSRIRSHATALPSHSTQSSSVHGRNGTATLPLAPKKFLPAKASCRRKSSINALVGLQDGAVAAAVNPVEKEVPFKTLKDGLLAFTSLEENKDTNGDGDSVSITVVGASGDLAKKKIFPALFALFYEGCLPQHFTIYGYARSKMTDVELRNMVSKTLTCRIDKRENCAEKMDQFLKRCFYHSGQYDSPENFVELDKKLKQHEGGRVSNRLFYLSIPPNIFIDAVRCASSSASSGNGWTRVIVEKPFGRDSESSAALTKSLKQYLDEDQIFRIDHYLGKELVENLSVLRFSNLIFEPLWSRQYIRNVQLIFSEDFGTEGRGGYFDNYGIIRDIMQNHLLQILALFAMETPVSLDAEDIRNEKVKVLRSMRPLTLDDVVIGQYKSHTKGGITYPAYTDDKTVPKDSLTPTFAAAALFIDNARWDGVPFLMKAGKALHNKRAEIRVQFRHVPGNLYNRIIGTDLDLATNELVIRVQPDEAIYLKINNKVPGLGMRLDRSNLNLHYAARYSKEIPDAYERLLLDAIEGERRLFIRSDELEAAWALFTPLLKELEEKKTIPEYYPYGSRGPVGAHYLAARYNVRWGDLTVDQ comes from the exons ATGGAAACGATTCCCTCCTCGCGAATCAGGTCGCATGCAACCGCTTTGCCGTCCCATTCTACGCAATCTTCGTCAGTCCATGGACGGAACGGGACGGCCACGCTGCCTCTAGCTCCGAAGAAGTTTCTGCCGGCTAAGGCTTCGTGTCGTCGGAAGTCCAGCATAAATGCCCTGGTCGGCTTGCAAGATG GGGCAGTAGCTGCAGCGGTAAATCCAGTGGAAAAGGAAGTGCCATTCAAGACATTGAAAGATGGATTGTTGGCTTTCACGTCCTTGGAGGAAAATAAAGATACCAACGGGGACGGAGATAGTGTCAGTATTACTGTTGTTGGGGCATCAGGGGACCTTGCTAAAAAGAAGATCTTCCCTGCactttttgcacttttttatGAAGGCTGTCTACCTCAG CACTTCACCATATATGGTTATGCTCGAAGCAAGATGACTGATGTGGAACTCAGGAACATGGTCAGCAAAACTCTTACTTGCAGGATCGATAAGAG AGAGAACTGCGCCGAAAAGATGGATCAGTTCCTCAAGAGATGCTTTTACCACTCGGGTCAGTACGATTCTCCGGAGAACTTTGTCGAGCTCGACAAAAAGCTGAAGCAACATGAG GGTGGGAGAGTTTCTAATCGCCTCTTCTATTTGTCGATACctccaaatatatttattgatgCCGTGAGATGTGCAAGCTCGTCGGCTTCATCTGGCAACGGGTGGACTCGAGTCATTGTTGAGAAACCTTTTGGTCGGGATTCAGAATCTTCAGCTGCATTGACAAAATCTCTCAAACAATACTTGGATGAGGATCAAATATTCAG GATAGACCACTATCTTGGAAAAGAGCTGGTCGAGAACTTATCCGTACTACGTTTCTCTAATCTTATTTTTGAACCGCTGTGGTCGAGGCAGTATATAAGGAATGTGCAGCTGATATTTTCCGAAGATTTTGGCACTGAAGGACGTGGAGG GTATTTTGATAACTATGGTATAATAAGAGATATCATGCAGAATCATCTGCTTCAAATACTAGCCCTATTTGCTATGGAAACTCCAGTCAGCTTAGACGCAGAAGACATAAGAAACGAAAAG GTGAAAGTTCTACGGTCCATGAGGCCTTTAACTCTGGATGATGTAGTTATAGGTCAATACAAGAGTCACACGAAGGGAGGAATTACTTATCCTGCCTACACAGATGACAAGACTGTCCCGAAGGACAGTTTGACTCCAACTTTTGCTGCTGCCGCGCTCTTCATAGATAACGCGAGATGGGATGGGGTGCCTTTCCTGATGAAAGCCGGAAAGGCATTACATAACAAGAG GGCTGAGATCAGAGTACAGTTCAGGCATGTGCCTGGCAATCTGTATAACCGAATTATTGGGACGGATCTTGATCTGGCCACAAACGAGCTTGTTATCAGAGTGCAGCCCGATGAGGCTATTTACTTGAAGATAAACAACAAGGTGCCCGGTCTCGGAATGAGATTGGACCGCAGTAATCTGAATCTGCATTATGCTGCAAG GTACTCCAAGGAGATCCCAGATGCATATGAGAGGCTCCTGCTCGATGCAATTGAAGGGGAGAGGAGGCTCTTCATCAGAAGCGATGAACTCGAAGCGGCATGGGCTCTCTTCACGCCTCTATTGAAAGAGTTGGAAGAGAAGAAGACTATACCCGAGTACTATCCTTATGGGAGTCGAGGACCTGTTGGGGCCCACTACCTTGCAGCTAGATATAATGTTCGATGGGGCGACCTCACGGTAGACCAGTGA
- the LOC116211423 gene encoding pentatricopeptide repeat-containing protein At3g14730 isoform X3, whose amino-acid sequence MLRNGLLDSPSSITSLINMYSKCNRIGYAFGIFNTASPDRNVFAYNATIASLVAHGQAEKGIELYREMREIGIIPDRFTFPCVIKGLSDLMNASEVKKAHGLVFKLELTLDVFVGSALINCYLKFGLMQEAEMLFDRLSTRDVVLWNSMVNGYAQTGQLDKALEVFREMCEVGVVPSRFTVTGVLSVFSEMDDLESGRAIHGFVVKIGYGSSVPICNALIDMYSKCKSMEDAFEIFATTEGKDLYSWNSIISAHESSGDYDATLRLFGKMLSRRVRPDLVTVTTVLPACSNLAALSHGKAIHSHILVSGNRYDTNDVLLNNAIMDMYVKCGSMRDALSVFENMRNKDVASWNIMIMGYAVHGYGNAALDFFRQMRDRRFRPDMVTFIGVLSACSHSGFLRQGREFLAQMESLYGVVPTVEHYTCIVDMLGRANQLKEAYEIARSMPFESNSVVWRALLAGSRLHGNVEIAEIALTKVLELDPGHCGSYVLISNAYVAAGRYDEVIDVRDLMRQKNVRKVPGCSWIELKDGVHAFINSDKTHPLSDRIYAELLSLTARLSEQGYVPGT is encoded by the coding sequence ATGCTCAGAAATGGCCTCCTGGACTCCCCCTCATCTATCACCAGCCTTATCAACATGTACTCGAAATGCAACCGGATAGGTTACGCTTTTGGCATCTTCAATACTGCATCACCCGATCGCAATGTTTTTGCATATAATGCAACCATTGCCAGTCTTGTTGCACATGGGCAAGCTGAAAAGGGGATTGAACTATACCGAGAAATGCGAGAAATTGGTATTATCCCTGATAGGTTCACATTCCCTTGTGTTATAAAAGGCTTATCTGACCTCATGAATGCTTCAGAGGTCAAAAAGGCTCATGGGTTGGTGTTTAAACTGGAGCTAACTTTGGATGTGTTTGTAGGCAGTGCCTTAATTAATTGCTATTTAAAGTTTGGGCTAATGCAGGAGGCAGAGATGTTGTTTGATCGATTATCCACAAGAGATGTTGTGCTGTGGAACTCAATGGTTAATGGTTATGCCCAGACGGGCCAGTTAGATAAGGCTCTGGAAGTCTTCAGAGAAATGTGTGAAGTTGGAGTAGTCCCCAGCAGATTTACGGTCACAGGGGTTCTCTCGGTTTTCTCTGAGATGGACGACCTTGAAAGTGGGAGAGCCATTCATGGGTTTGTGGTAAAGATCGGGTATGGCTCAAGCGTTCCAATTTGCAACGCCCTGATCGACATGTACAGCAAATGCAAGTCTATGGAGGAcgcttttgaaatttttgcgACAACAGAGGGAAAGGATTTATATTCATGGAATTCGATAATATCAGCACATGAGTCTTCTGGTGATTATGATGCGACTTTGAGGCTCTTTGGGAAGATGTTGAGCCGTAGAGTTCGGCCTGATTTGGTCACAGTCACAACCGTCCTTCCAGCTTGCTCTAATCTAGCAGCTTTATCTCATGGTAAGGCAATTCACAGTCATATTTTAGTGAGTGGAAACCGCTATGATACCAATGATGTGCTCTTGAACAATGCTATCATGGACATGTATGTGAAATGTGGGAGCATGAGAGATGCATTGTCAGTCTTTGAGAATATGAGAAATAAAGATGTGGCTTCATGGAATATCATGATCATGGGCTATGCCGTGCATGGTTATGGCAATGCGGCATTAGATTTCTTCAGACAGATGCGTGATAGAAGATTTAGGCCGGATATGGTAACTTTTATTGGGGTTTTATCGGCATGTAGCCACTCTGGTTTTCTCCGACAGGGCCGCGAATTCTTGGCCCAAATGGAATCATTATATGGTGTGGTACCAACCGTGGAGCACTACACCTGCATAGTTGACATGCTGGGTAGAGCCAACCAGCTGAAGGAGGCATACGAGATCGCACGGTCAATGCCATTCGAGTCCAACTCGGTCGTGTGGAGGGCTCTATTGGCGGGTTCTCGGCTCCACGGAAATGTAGAAATTGCAGAGATTGCCTTGACGAAGGTGCTCGAGCTTGACCCTGGGCACTGCGGAAGCTACGTATTGATCTCCAACGCTTATGTGGCAGCAGGTCGTTATGACGAAGTCATAGATGTTAGGGATCTGATGAGGCAAAAGAATGTGAGGAAGGTCCCTGGGTGTAGTTGGATCGAACTTAAAGATGGTGTTCATGCTTTTATTAACAGCGACAAAACTCATCCCCTGAGCGACCGTATTTATGCAGAGCTACTGTCATTAACTGCTCGTTTGTCCGAACAAGGGTACGTTCCTGGCACTTGA
- the LOC116211423 gene encoding pentatricopeptide repeat-containing protein At3g14730 isoform X1, which produces MHGFALLRRRKFIALPYSFIFYSSSASAYRHTLRNYDLTTCIATLQSCAQQQDLGKGRETHCYMLRNGLLDSPSSITSLINMYSKCNRIGYAFGIFNTASPDRNVFAYNATIASLVAHGQAEKGIELYREMREIGIIPDRFTFPCVIKGLSDLMNASEVKKAHGLVFKLELTLDVFVGSALINCYLKFGLMQEAEMLFDRLSTRDVVLWNSMVNGYAQTGQLDKALEVFREMCEVGVVPSRFTVTGVLSVFSEMDDLESGRAIHGFVVKIGYGSSVPICNALIDMYSKCKSMEDAFEIFATTEGKDLYSWNSIISAHESSGDYDATLRLFGKMLSRRVRPDLVTVTTVLPACSNLAALSHGKAIHSHILVSGNRYDTNDVLLNNAIMDMYVKCGSMRDALSVFENMRNKDVASWNIMIMGYAVHGYGNAALDFFRQMRDRRFRPDMVTFIGVLSACSHSGFLRQGREFLAQMESLYGVVPTVEHYTCIVDMLGRANQLKEAYEIARSMPFESNSVVWRALLAGSRLHGNVEIAEIALTKVLELDPGHCGSYVLISNAYVAAGRYDEVIDVRDLMRQKNVRKVPGCSWIELKDGVHAFINSDKTHPLSDRIYAELLSLTARLSEQGYVPGT; this is translated from the coding sequence ATGCACGGATTTGCTCTCCTCAGGAGAAGGAAATTCATCGCATTGccttattcattcattttctaCTCTTCTTCTGCTTCAGCTTACCGTCATACCCTGCGAAATTATGACCTCACCACTTGCATTGCAACCTTACAGTCATGTGCTCAGCAGCAGGATCTCGGAAAAGGCAGAGAAACCCATTGCTATATGCTCAGAAATGGCCTCCTGGACTCCCCCTCATCTATCACCAGCCTTATCAACATGTACTCGAAATGCAACCGGATAGGTTACGCTTTTGGCATCTTCAATACTGCATCACCCGATCGCAATGTTTTTGCATATAATGCAACCATTGCCAGTCTTGTTGCACATGGGCAAGCTGAAAAGGGGATTGAACTATACCGAGAAATGCGAGAAATTGGTATTATCCCTGATAGGTTCACATTCCCTTGTGTTATAAAAGGCTTATCTGACCTCATGAATGCTTCAGAGGTCAAAAAGGCTCATGGGTTGGTGTTTAAACTGGAGCTAACTTTGGATGTGTTTGTAGGCAGTGCCTTAATTAATTGCTATTTAAAGTTTGGGCTAATGCAGGAGGCAGAGATGTTGTTTGATCGATTATCCACAAGAGATGTTGTGCTGTGGAACTCAATGGTTAATGGTTATGCCCAGACGGGCCAGTTAGATAAGGCTCTGGAAGTCTTCAGAGAAATGTGTGAAGTTGGAGTAGTCCCCAGCAGATTTACGGTCACAGGGGTTCTCTCGGTTTTCTCTGAGATGGACGACCTTGAAAGTGGGAGAGCCATTCATGGGTTTGTGGTAAAGATCGGGTATGGCTCAAGCGTTCCAATTTGCAACGCCCTGATCGACATGTACAGCAAATGCAAGTCTATGGAGGAcgcttttgaaatttttgcgACAACAGAGGGAAAGGATTTATATTCATGGAATTCGATAATATCAGCACATGAGTCTTCTGGTGATTATGATGCGACTTTGAGGCTCTTTGGGAAGATGTTGAGCCGTAGAGTTCGGCCTGATTTGGTCACAGTCACAACCGTCCTTCCAGCTTGCTCTAATCTAGCAGCTTTATCTCATGGTAAGGCAATTCACAGTCATATTTTAGTGAGTGGAAACCGCTATGATACCAATGATGTGCTCTTGAACAATGCTATCATGGACATGTATGTGAAATGTGGGAGCATGAGAGATGCATTGTCAGTCTTTGAGAATATGAGAAATAAAGATGTGGCTTCATGGAATATCATGATCATGGGCTATGCCGTGCATGGTTATGGCAATGCGGCATTAGATTTCTTCAGACAGATGCGTGATAGAAGATTTAGGCCGGATATGGTAACTTTTATTGGGGTTTTATCGGCATGTAGCCACTCTGGTTTTCTCCGACAGGGCCGCGAATTCTTGGCCCAAATGGAATCATTATATGGTGTGGTACCAACCGTGGAGCACTACACCTGCATAGTTGACATGCTGGGTAGAGCCAACCAGCTGAAGGAGGCATACGAGATCGCACGGTCAATGCCATTCGAGTCCAACTCGGTCGTGTGGAGGGCTCTATTGGCGGGTTCTCGGCTCCACGGAAATGTAGAAATTGCAGAGATTGCCTTGACGAAGGTGCTCGAGCTTGACCCTGGGCACTGCGGAAGCTACGTATTGATCTCCAACGCTTATGTGGCAGCAGGTCGTTATGACGAAGTCATAGATGTTAGGGATCTGATGAGGCAAAAGAATGTGAGGAAGGTCCCTGGGTGTAGTTGGATCGAACTTAAAGATGGTGTTCATGCTTTTATTAACAGCGACAAAACTCATCCCCTGAGCGACCGTATTTATGCAGAGCTACTGTCATTAACTGCTCGTTTGTCCGAACAAGGGTACGTTCCTGGCACTTGA
- the LOC116209984 gene encoding uncharacterized protein LOC116209984 — protein sequence MDPTTAKKLRAMKMSKRRSNFQFVYNLILQLLIAIACTFFCSYSFWFPLAKQFLLISLPSVNSYLLCPKCLFVVANVIVITLVGESKLRGSKGPSPGHEIYDEYVRRSRSGVVKHPIISSNQKEVRKEEELMVCLVDEKKGMEETVSKDVEEKEFTSEIESCVENKGEEKEEDDELPNEELNRRIEEFIARVNRQRWLEARSLMNLPTQNANRNIAVCG from the coding sequence ATGGACCCAACCACTGCAAAGAAGCTTAGAGCCATGAAGATGTCCAAGAGGAGGAGTAACTTTCAGTTCGTTTACAATCTCATCCTCCAGCTCCTTATTGCCATTGCctgtacttttttttgttcctATTCTTTCTGGTTCCCCTTGGCGAAGCAATTTCTCCTCATCTCCCTCCCGAGTGTGAATTCGTACCTCCTCTGCCCGAAGTGCTTGTTCGTGGTGGCGAACGTCATAGTCATCACCCTTGTCGGGGAGTCCAAGCTCAGAGGCTCGAAGGGACCATCCCCTGGTCATGAGATTTATGATGAGTATGTAAGGAGGAGCCGAAGTGGTGTTGTGAAGCATCCGATTATAAGTTCGAACCAAAAGGAGGTCAGGAAAGAGGAGGAGTTGATGGTTTGTCTAGTTGACGAAAAGAAAGGGATGGAAGAAACCGTGAGTAAGGAtgttgaagaaaaagagttcACCAGTGAAATCGAATCATGTGTGGAGAATAAGGGAgaggagaaagaggaagatgatgaattGCCTAATGAGGAATTGAATAGGAGAATTGAGGAGTTCATCGCAAGGGTTAATAGGCAGAGGTGGCTCGAGGCCAGATCACTAATGAACCTTCCGACCCAAAATGCCAATCGGAACATTGCAGTCTGTGGCTAA
- the LOC116212277 gene encoding heavy metal-associated isoprenylated plant protein 8-like: MEDSSQHVVFKAYIHCKGCARDASRCLKGFDGVEGVAIDAANDIIVVKGESVDPTKVLNRLRKKFRTVKLISPIPQPIQPEKDPPKKEEVKNVETDWFCIEISRFSVELAGSTGVLRVGPGPEHGTVAIMGMIEDSQLLKHARKHVHKQAQIVMPEEPPAPAANEAETSPEEEEQVVASYFPQNSINHTCACCEMFNDENINSCCVM; the protein is encoded by the exons ATGGAGGACTCGAGTCAGCACGTTGTCTTCAAGGCTTACATCCACTGCAAGGGATGCGCCAGAGACGCCTCTCGATGCCTCAAAGGATTCGATG GGGTAGAAGGTGTCGCGATTGATGCTGCAAATGATATAATCGTAGTGAAGGGGGAGAGCGTCGACCCGACTAAGGTTTTGAATAGGCTGAGGAAAAAATTCAGAACCGTGAAGCTAATCAGCCCCATACCGCAGCCCATTCAGCCTGAGAAGGATCCGCCAAAGAAAGAGGAGGTAAAAAATGTGGAGACGGATTGGTTTTGCATCGAAATCAGCCGGTTCTCGGTTGAGTTAGCTGGCTCAACTG GTGTTCTCAGAGTAGGGCCGGGCCCGGAGCATGGAACCGTTGCGATCATGGGGATGATTGAGGATTCACAGCTACTAAAGCATGCGAGGAAACATGTACACAAACAAGCTCAGATTGTGATGCCGGAAGAACCGCCCGCGCCGGCCGCAAATGAGGCCGAGACCTCtccggaggaggaggagcaagTTGTCGCAAGTTATTTTCCTCAGAATTCGATCAATCACACGTGTGCCTGTTGTGAGATGTTCAACGACGAAAACATCAATTCTTGTTGCGTGATGTGA